A single window of Deltaproteobacteria bacterium DNA harbors:
- the tolQ gene encoding protein TolQ → MGSGFRGSVVDLVLYSGPVVKIVLLILLFFSILSWAIIFSKLRLIRRADKESRQFLRIFWEGKQLSTIFADSKKLRYSPTAEVFRAGYVELTKLSQASSNPESHRKDSEGTALNIEFSGEDNISRAMRQASTTELTKLERALGFLATTGSTTPFIGLFGTVWGIMDAFRGIGMRGSATLAVVAPGISEALIATAAGLAAAIPAVVAYNYYINRIKVLSAEMENFSAELLNIIKRHFLKS, encoded by the coding sequence ATGGGAAGCGGGTTTCGGGGAAGTGTGGTGGATTTGGTTCTTTACTCGGGGCCGGTGGTTAAAATTGTCCTTTTGATCCTGCTCTTTTTTTCCATTCTTTCCTGGGCCATCATTTTTTCCAAGTTGCGTCTCATCCGGCGGGCAGACAAAGAATCGAGACAGTTTTTGCGCATTTTTTGGGAGGGCAAGCAACTTTCTACTATTTTTGCGGATTCGAAAAAGCTTCGCTACAGCCCTACTGCCGAGGTTTTTCGCGCCGGATATGTAGAGCTGACCAAGCTCAGCCAGGCATCCTCCAACCCGGAAAGTCACCGCAAAGATAGTGAGGGAACCGCTTTGAATATCGAGTTCAGCGGGGAGGATAATATTAGCCGGGCCATGCGCCAAGCATCGACCACGGAACTGACCAAGCTGGAAAGGGCTTTGGGATTCTTGGCCACAACCGGCTCTACAACTCCCTTCATCGGCCTTTTCGGTACGGTTTGGGGTATCATGGATGCCTTTCGGGGAATTGGCATGCGGGGTTCGGCCACCTTAGCCGTGGTCGCCCCCGGGATCTCGGAGGCTCTTATTGCCACAGCGGCGGGGTTAGCCGCTGCCATTCCGGCTGTGGTGGCCTATAATTATTACATTAACCGCATCAAGGTCCTGAGCGCCGAGATGGAAAATTTTTCCGCAGAGTTGCTGAACATCATTAAACGGCATTTTTTAAAATCGTAG
- a CDS encoding MoaD/ThiS family protein, producing the protein MKVEVKLFANFREYLPPGSDKYACWLDLDEGTTINQVLERLKIPTSIPMILLVNGIHKKAEDVLQPGDVLSVFPPVAGG; encoded by the coding sequence ATGAAAGTGGAAGTGAAGCTCTTTGCGAATTTTCGAGAATACCTGCCGCCAGGAAGTGATAAATATGCCTGTTGGCTGGATCTTGATGAGGGGACGACCATCAACCAGGTCTTGGAGAGATTAAAAATCCCAACGTCCATACCGATGATCCTCCTGGTGAATGGGATTCACAAGAAGGCCGAGGATGTTTTACAGCCTGGGGATGTGCTCAGTGTTTTCCCTCCGGTAGCTGGCGGATGA
- the tolR gene encoding protein TolR: protein MQGPRSENRAMSDINVTPLVDVMLVLLIIFMVTAPMMQQGVDVDLPQTTSRPIEDQEERIVITINSKREVFINQEKVDPLLLRRRLERSTAAKLNKEVLLRADRSVPYGFVVQTMAEIKNAGIEKLGMVTEPLEERR, encoded by the coding sequence ATGCAGGGACCGAGAAGCGAAAACCGTGCGATGAGCGATATTAATGTTACTCCCCTGGTGGATGTAATGTTGGTCTTGCTGATTATTTTTATGGTTACGGCCCCGATGATGCAGCAAGGCGTCGATGTGGACCTGCCGCAAACGACTTCCCGGCCCATAGAAGACCAGGAGGAGCGAATCGTAATCACCATCAACTCCAAGCGAGAAGTTTTTATCAATCAGGAAAAAGTGGATCCTCTATTGCTCCGTCGGCGGTTAGAGCGGTCAACGGCCGCTAAGCTTAATAAGGAAGTGCTTCTGCGGGCAGACCGCAGCGTCCCCTACGGGTTTGTGGTTCAGACGATGGCTGAGATTAAGAATGCCGGTATCGAAAAGTTAGGCATGGTCACAGAGCCCTTAGAAGAGCGGAGATGA